Proteins co-encoded in one Theileria equi strain WA chromosome 3, complete sequence genomic window:
- a CDS encoding signal peptide-containing protein (encoded by transcript BEWA_011700A) translates to MKVAAILFSAVSVLAASAAVLDFKNPDAALGELVHGDHHGLKAVVFEAAAGADVNGFNCAGHFTWAAPAGKKVAKVNAVSQCKAGDIAVVHVALVDGKDVFLGFNGKVHEELTHEAFVAKLKDAGCPHAHELPDDNLFNKLKESLKAAAHQSSS, encoded by the coding sequence ATGAAAGTCGCCGCTATCCTCTTCTCTGCCGTCAGCGTCCTCGCTGCCTCTGCTGCCGTTTTGGACTTCAAGAACCCAGATGCCGCCCTTGGTGAACTAGTTCATGGTGACCACCATGGTCTCAAGGCTGTTGTCTTCGAAGCCGCTGCTGGTGCTGATGTCAATGGTTTCAACTGCGCTGGCCACTTCACCTGGGCCGCTCCCGCTGGCAAGAAGGTTGCCAAGGTCAATGCCGTGTCTCAGTGCAAGGCTGGTGATATCGCTGTTGTCCACGTTGCCTTGGTTGATGGAAAGGATGTCTTTTTGGGCTTCAATGGTAAGGTTCACGAGGAGCTCACCCATGAGGCTTTCGTTGCCAAGCTTAAGGATGCTGGCTGCCCACATGCCCATGAGTTGCCAGATGACAACTTGTTCAACAAGCTCAAGGAGTCCTTGAAGGCTGCTGCTCATCAAAGTTCTTCCTAG
- a CDS encoding signal peptide-containing protein (encoded by transcript BEWA_011710A), whose product MRILAVLWTVCLVKLCYSGSDLQPQNSPEATGQESPEAVKPLSPFLTKVDGSLFDVEEAEEYAVKVLKLTSKKGVTAKNVRYDGKDIWSARAVVGSPCSSATLYFDGDKPTLAVIRTTGFFGGESTVYKYYDGSKWQNDNEDDHKKRRAALKKYKHALPATLDLVTPDSKKIDVYTETESGASFQEYSPKRAFHISSVVDSGATLWEASGAGQKCKLVESYAKDGVELLYLETSGGSGTKSKYFEKTGGVWNELKKDQFYEKAKALIGESGEDTSLNISHPSRILCQSFDYTFDGNAIRLIVPKEGVTVTKLVVGTEEVYTLSSGETFEYAKAYLNKDGRPELVLVTLDNSSGDSKKAYSRSECGKWVACTNSDAKMNGLRTPTGARFCTSVDLSLANSTDECSIFEVELLGVTTRQFYPKPGYLAKEI is encoded by the coding sequence ATGAGGATCTTGGCAGTGCTATGGACGGTGTGTTTGGTAAAATTGTGTTATAGTGGGAGTGATTTACAACCACAAAATTCCCCTGAAGCTACTGGACaagaatctccagaggcTGTAAAGCCTTTAAGCCCTTTCCTCACCAAGGTCGATGGATCCTTATTCGATGTAGAGGAGGCTGAGGAATATGCTGTTAAGGTTCTAAAGCTGACCAGTAAGAAGGGTGTTACTGCTAAGAATGTAAGgtatgatggaaaggacATATGGTCTGCCAGGGCTGTAGTTGGTTCTCCTTGTTCTTCAGCAACTCTTTACTTTGATGGAGATAAGCCTACTCTGGCTGTTATAAGGACAACAGGTTTCTTTGGTGGCGAATCCACGGTCTACAAGTACTATGATGGTAGTAAGTGGCAGAAcgataatgaagatgacCATAAAAAGAGGCGGGCTGCTCTGAAGAAGTATAAGCATGCACTTCCTGCCACTCTAGACCTTGTCACTCCAGATAGTAAGAAGATTGATGTGTATACAGAAACAGAATCCGGAGCATCCTTCCAGGAGTATTCTCCGAAGAGGGCTTTCCACATATCCTCTGTTGTAGACTCTGGAGCTACTCTATGGGAGGCTTCTGGAGCTGGCCAAAAGTGTAAACTTGTAGAGTCTTATGCTAAGGATGGTGTAGAACTTCTTTACCTGGAGACTTCCGGTGGTAGTGGTACTAAGTCtaagtactttgaaaagactgGTGGAGTATGGAATGAGCTCAAGAAGGATCAGTTTTATGAGAAAGCAAAGGCATTgattggagaatctggagagGATACTTCTCTAAATATCTCTCATCCGAGTAGAATACTGTGCCAATCCTTCGACTACACTTTTGACGGTAATGCCATAAGACTTATAGTTCCCAAGGAGGGTGTAACCGTTACAAAGTTGGTAGTTGGCACTGAAGAGGTTTATACCCTTTCATCTGGAGAAACATTCGAGTATGCTAAGGCATATCTTAACAAAGATGGTAGACCTGAACTTGTGTTGGTTACCCTAGACAATTCCTCCGGAGACTCAAAGAAGGCTTACTCTAGGAGTGAATGTGGTAAGTGGGTAGCATGTACCAATAGTGATGCTAAGATGAATGGTTTAAGAACCCCTACCGGAGCGAGGTTCTGCACTTCAGTTGACCTTTCATTAGCCAATAGCACTGACGAATGCAGTATCTTTGAGGTGGAACTACTGGGTGTTACCACTAGACAATTTTATCCTAAACCAGGCTATCTTGCCAAGGAGATATGA